In Bacillus toyonensis BCT-7112, a single window of DNA contains:
- a CDS encoding GNAT family N-acetyltransferase, translating into MKGNTKMTIISIEKATILDAEKLTEIMKRTFDEEAKRWLCGQYDVIDYNIQPPGYSSVEMMKYSIEELDSYKVIMDEKIIGGIIVTISGKSYGRIDRIFVEPFLQGKGIGSRIIKLIEEKFPNIRIWDLETSSRQVNNHHFYKKMGYEIIFKSEDEYCYVKRKNVGAGEENLIKNKDMKNGQYENCNLVHTEYYQVNLKNSAFVGSNIMHMNMSNCNVSQSKFRNINFRRSSYADLNLSSSTFNLVTLGGVQFKNTSLGDEKEPLSFENCDLEGSTMHNSNLKNIEIVNCDVTGMKINGIPIENLLELYNKVKI; encoded by the coding sequence ATGAAGGGGAACACAAAAATGACAATAATATCTATAGAAAAAGCTACAATTTTAGATGCTGAAAAGTTAACAGAAATAATGAAAAGAACATTTGACGAAGAAGCGAAGCGGTGGTTATGCGGCCAATATGATGTAATTGATTATAACATTCAACCGCCAGGATATTCTTCAGTTGAAATGATGAAATATTCAATTGAAGAATTGGATTCTTACAAAGTGATAATGGATGAAAAAATAATCGGGGGAATTATAGTTACGATCTCTGGTAAATCGTACGGAAGAATCGATCGTATTTTTGTAGAGCCTTTTCTTCAAGGAAAAGGAATTGGATCAAGGATTATTAAGTTAATAGAAGAAAAATTTCCGAACATAAGGATTTGGGATCTTGAAACATCTAGTAGACAAGTTAATAATCATCATTTTTATAAAAAAATGGGCTATGAAATCATTTTTAAATCTGAAGATGAGTATTGCTATGTAAAAAGAAAAAATGTAGGTGCAGGTGAAGAGAACCTAATTAAAAATAAAGATATGAAAAATGGTCAATACGAAAACTGTAATTTGGTTCATACAGAATATTATCAAGTAAATTTAAAAAATAGTGCATTTGTTGGTAGTAATATAATGCATATGAATATGAGTAATTGTAATGTAAGTCAATCAAAGTTTAGGAATATAAACTTTAGAAGGTCTTCATATGCAGATTTAAATCTTTCTAGTAGTACATTTAATTTGGTGACATTAGGTGGAGTGCAATTCAAAAATACAAGTCTTGGAGATGAGAAGGAACCTCTTTCATTTGAAAACTGTGATTTGGAAGGTAGTACAATGCATAATAGTAACCTGAAAAATATTGAAATAGTAAATTGTGATGTAACTGGTATGAAAATAAATGGTATTCCAATAGAGAATTTGCTTGAGCTATATAATAAGGTGAAAATTTAA